In a single window of the Elaeis guineensis isolate ETL-2024a chromosome 8, EG11, whole genome shotgun sequence genome:
- the LOC140851173 gene encoding uncharacterized protein: MTVRCGGERAVACRSHRPSPPKGRMRMEEDGGGAEKPRAITGGGVGGGDGVVGGEQWSGEAVDHRVVGGWGGTVARRPQLCPLGYAKWNDMLPTYKVELLRVIESKFVLPPSTHDFVMKSLNRKWKEYRAQLKKDYMRQGMTEEEVARNCPPDVPPHQWMELVHYWFSERAQTYSAIGRAARAAQSVPHTSGSKSYARLRQEFVDEHGREPGQVEFYRMTHTHQDGIFVRDESRDLYERATSLIAERDDESTASTQQSRIEAEVFTELMGPERYGRVRGYGVGVTPTQLSEVSRYTQHAAVDAQDSRVRRLEVEIQEIRQNRAAEMEEMRQSRAEMQAMRGQIDRLTSLLEMYGPSQVNTYY; this comes from the exons atgacagTGCGGTGCGGTGGGGAGAGGGCGGTGGCATGTAGAAGCCACAGACCATCGCCACCGAAGGGGAGGATGAGGATGGAGGAGGATGGCGGTGGTGCAGAGAAGCCACGGGCCATCACAGGAGGGGGTGTGGGGGGTGGGGATGGCGTGGTAGGGGGAGAGCAGTGGAGTGGAGAAGCTGTGGACCATCGCGTGGTTGGGGGGTGGGGTG ggactgttgctcggaggcctcagctatgtccgttgggctatgcaaaatggaatgacatgcttccaacgtacaaagttgagctcctccgagttatagag agcaagtttgttctccctccatccactcatgattttgtaatgaagtctctcaaccgcaaatggaaagaatatagagcacaattgaagaaggactatatgagacagggtatgacagaggaggaggttgctaggaattgtcctcctgatgtaccccctcatcagtggatggagttggttcattattggttctccgagagggcacag acttattctgctattggtagagctgcacgagcagctcagtctgttcctcatacatcggggtcgaagagttatgcacgactccgacaggagttt gtggatgagcatgggagggaacccggacaagtggagttttaccggatgactcatactcatcaggatggtatttttgttcgagatgagtcgagagatttatat gagagggctacatctctcattgcagagcgtgacgacgagtccacagcatctacgcagcagagccgtatcgaggccgaggtgttcacagagttgatgggaccagagcgctacggtcgagtgaggggttatggagtaggagtcacccccactcagttatctgaggttagtagatatacgcagcatgctgcagtagatgctcaggattcacgcgttcgcagactcgaggtggagatacaggagattagacagaatcgtgccgctgagatggaggagatgcgacagagccgtgccgagatgcaggccatgaggggacagattgatcggcttacatctttattagagatgtatggtccatctcaggtaaacacatattattaa